acctcccagctctcttcttgtcactttctacgtttctttctttatcatactattccctcaaaaagagccatgatagcaattactgaaagtaagagaaagtattttttcttgaataaattatagcatccgtaatcacaagtgatttttttatttctttcgttttgttcgattatctccttcgttttgttctattgtctccttgatttcacaaccgaaaacaaattaatagataaatcattttaaaaaaaacattcacaatagttagaattcatttttgtctctatcgtttTGATTGTTCAATCTAATAGTACAGAGGCggcggagttggtaggaagtttcagtcctcacccctttcagcaaacatgtttaaaaaatccgaagtctatataaataTGTGATTTTTTTGGCCGGttcactccctcccacattcagctcaacccctccattatcaaaaacgctcagtggcccctgttttttattttaaaaatcagatattttggttttgatgctaaccagggtaagcCCCCCAAATGTTTGTTTCCAGTAacggaaacaatttttttcctctatgaatcttttctaccacgctattcgctggtaaaaaaaaaaagaaattggcgaaaaagtaggaaaatcaataaaatttgggtcggtatcaattttttttttttttttttttttttttttttggggggggggggtgtaggccacacatgaataaaagtttgtaggattgagagggttCTATCGGGTGACACGCCAGACAAACGTGTTTTCTCTGTAGGGGTGGCTTAACGTAATTTCTCATCCTGTATCATTCCATTTCCTACATTTCGCGCGAGGAAACTTTTGgttcattattggttttatcatttgaagtgattatgtttccgtcaacttttcaatgcaaaagttttcatctgtgagagaaaaggaaataagatgaagagcttctaaaacctaacctattataaatACATTCTGTGAAATGACATTaattaacaaattgtgattttttttagccGCTTCACCCCCTGCACCATAAAAACATTGCTGTCCCTGATAAcatctttttccaaatattttggtttatatgctaaccatggtaagcgccccaaatgcgatgtgtttttttggtcgtaaCGGGGAAATAAAGTGGCCAGGACgatctttattttcatcttttctatcgcgttactcgcaattaaaaacagaaaatcggagagaggagacaaacaagcaatattagagtgtaggtcagaacatttccatcgggggggggggggggggtggcaaggtcaaacaagaataatgataaaaagtcaTCAGTTTGGCAAGGGTCTGAGGACCGAGTTGCGAATAACaaacgttgtgggattttttaaaagtaatctaaccaaaaaataaagtcatgttgttattcgtttaagtagatattcatggaattttagcaaaagcgcacttgtctattcccccttttatctctgtctctcattctctctcgttctccgtgacatctgaacatatttttaaaaataatttccctaaatgattcttcgttcatccttatatgcatcatcacccaggggaagcgtttttatgcaatattaatcactgacggatgtcataagcCCCTGTGTTATCGGTAAATGAGACATTTTTTGGGGGATAggtatgttggtcgaaaaaaaaggattcataaaagctttttgtattgctaagtacgaaaagattcaatgggtcatcctgccgataaacactaatcttccttttgttcggggcgttgaccatctgtatcctgctcttttcggaaggaatttgtttgagtggccgcccagacattcttttgtttgggtagtgccgatatcatgaactacatggacgtttcccttttgaaaagagtagaagatgaatggtgtgcttaactgctttcttttctattttttttcagaatagtagacaaaaataatgagaagaggGATGATagggagggaaaaagttcaaaagtgcaccgagatCAGCTTAAAGTagacattacaagctttttgtttttctgaaaatacaatcgatcgatgaaaccaaggagatatcaatctatctagagtgatatcttcttgattaaacaaataagacgaaaatggagaataaacgcgtagcttattacgtgatgatcttgcagaaaagatgttagcgtatatctatcagaacaacgatatggatcaaatcacgtgatcagaacaaatcacgtgatcaggccttgtacgcgcgtacgtgctcgtcacaaaatttatcctccccgtcagactccaacgaaaaactcgggtaaagttgaaatgatttcctatttttggGATTTTTCCCCatgtagctgtatatttttttcaatctgttatcgaaataggtttataaaggatATAGTGgcggaggttttagtacataacaattacgaaaaagctgaaaaacttcattgaattaaaccacacatatctcggcttctgtagaagcccgtcgtagctaagtgaacgactcgctgggcttctgtggaagcccgtcgctggaagcccgtcgcacgcaaagggttaaataCGGAagtgaaaaatcaaacttgGCCCAGATGGTCGAAGTAAATGACACATGCTGCCTGAGTAATATAAACTGAATGAAAAAGTACAGACGGATGGACAGATGAACAACTCAAATACATTATGTCCGTCATCAGTTTACATTGAGCAGATGCGAAAacaatatttaaaactttaaaccCTAATGAGTGGGGGAGGGGCAAATTGACCCCCCTCCCTAACAAGTTACTTTCAAATCTTGCACATTTTTGAGACAGAATTTGTGATGTCCGGTTTCGCAGTTCCGATATCGTGAAATATTATGTAAAGACATTTATCAGACCCCAAAATAGGTTTAACTGCTACCTGTGTGTAAAGGCTTCAAAATATGTGTAATTCTGAGTCATTCCAATTACTTACTTATTTTCAGAATCTGTAACCATACTCCTGATGTGAGTCCTGAGAACATAAATACCACCAAAGACTGCACACattctaaaagaaaataaacaaaataataaatgttcAGAACACAAATACCATTACCACCAAAGACTGCACACattctaaaagaaaattaaaaaaaaagacaattgtTCAGAACATAAATAAAACCGAAGAATGCACACattctaaaagaaaatttaaaaaaaagataatcgtTCAGAACGCAAATACCACCGAACACTGCACACATtctaaatgaaaatttgaaaaaaaagatttttgttCAGAACACAAATACCACCAAAGACTGCACACATTCTAAatgagaataaataaaaaagataattgaTCAAgaattttgttgcattttttaaagactggcatattttgaaataaataagtcAGAGGGTGGAGGGAGTCTGAATAGAATCTTGGCTTAGTATTTAAAATAATCCCGCAAATTATTCATTTAGCTAAAAGTTAAATTTGTACTGATTTTCTACATTTTGGAGCAAACAACAAAGTGGTGTACATATATACCTTCTGATGCAAGTATGAACCAAGAGTCATTTTAGGATTAagttatcttatttttttttcctttctaatttttttcccaatatttaaacagataattgcttttaatttgcattaaaataaaaatcaaaacaaaattatcagaaaaacaatcatatatcaatAATGTCTTTAAAACAGATTCAATATACTGTACAAATGATCTATGAGCATGAGTTCATTATACAATTTATCTGAACTCAagttttttgggtttttttggtTTTCCTACTCTACGTATGCTCTCGATGCTCTCTTTGATGCTCATTTTTTTACCTTATACTATGATTATTGGATATACTATTACATAATAATGTTAAGGTAATAGACTGGATCAGTTTGTGATGGTATGTACATCTGGATACACCATGCATTTTTTGCGATattattggtggtgatttttttacctgattgctaagaaagcatgaatgcttgtaagcaagcaaccagaggaccgacggcttaaggtcctctccgaaggacctggtactgaggattaatgccttaccaaagggcactagcgcaccaagtgagaatcgaacccaggtcaccggaatacgagtcccccgctctaccgactgagctatcgcgcctccttttACGAACTTTTCTGAAGTTCATTCTGCCTGAAATATGTACTTGGATACTCTGGTCCCACTAGCTTACTTTTGAGTGAGTATATTCTCTCTACCAGCCCACTTGATTCTGTTCCACTACACTGTTCTACTATTCATGCCTGGATTATGATCTGGAGAAGAATCCTATTGTGATGAGATTGACTTGCCTATTGTACATGGATTAATCTTATTGCTGGTTCATTCATATACTGATTTGACTTGCTACAAGACTTGCTTCAAGAGATTTCACATGTATAACACTCGCTTAGCAAAGAAGATGGCTGCCCAATCTCAGGAAACCCATGATATATGTGAACAAATCAGTGATGAGGTTAGAGAATACTTCAAGAGCAAATAATTCAGGGACTTGTTTAAAGTATCGTTCGCTGAAGCTATGACAAGGGAGATACAAGCTCTTCGTGAACGACTGGAACATACAGAGAGCAAGGTAATGGATCTAGAAACTGAGCTGCAGACACAGGCTTCCATCTTGACTTCACTACAGAAAGAGAAAGTTTCTACAACAGATGCCATCAAGTCACTGAAAGCCAAGTTGAATGAAGAAGAACAATATTCAAGGAGAAACTGCCTCCGACTGTACGGAATCCCAGAAAGCGATCATGAAGACACCGACGCAGTGATGGTAAATCTCGCAAACAAAGATCTCGGTGTCAATGTGACTTTGGGTGATATTGAccgtttcagtttcagtttagtttatttcacttccattttctgataataaacataacaaacatatatatacatatgtataaatgtacaaaacagaataagtgtcataagaatacttcaataatcaattaacaaattcgtaggaaatagatgaaatgtatacaattttttgttcaagatacattttgatgattagacaaattatagattacagttagcatgtgttaatgaaaatgagggacttattaaaaagcgaagcttgtaatTGTAAGCCCCTTAGGATAAATTTGTAGTAATCTTTATcgtatgtaattaaaagtaaagtaagaCAATCTAGACCATATATGAAGAACGGCAAAATAGGTTTGAATaacaaggaaagaaaggggggggCAGTAACTACATAGGTTAGAGGGATAAGGGAATATTAAATAACTGgggggaaaaaacaaaacaaaaagaaacgataTGTGCCCagcagaaaaggaaaggggaggagaaagagaaatagggtCGAGAGGCAAGTATCGTGGAAAAGATAAAGCAGTTCATGTGTTTCATACATTGTACTCATTAAGAAATGAAAGTTTTAGGTGTTTTTTGAAGGtgtttatatttctatattgtTTAAGGCTTTGGTGAATACCATTCCAGTATTTGGGACCTGTgtaaatgatgtttttttttgtgcgaGTGTGGTTCTAGTCAGAGGGGGGTGATATTGATGTTGTATAGCTTGTCTTGTGGGGTATGTATGGATGTCAGTGTTTTTGGTAAAGAGTGAAGTAATTGCGGTGGGTAATTCGTTTTTTGATAGCGTTCACATCGTGTTGGTGCTCCTCGTCGTCCAGTGGATAAGGAGAAGCCTCCACGACCTACAGGTATCATCGTCAAGTTTTCATCTTACCGAGTTCGCAACTTAGTCATCAAGAATCGCAAACAACTTAAAGGAAAACACATAGGAATTGAGGAAGACTTGACAGCAACAAATAGAATCTTGCTTCAAAAAGCAAaggatgaaatgaacaacaacAGTAATGTGACTGCTGCTTGGTCCACGGATGGCAAGATTACTGTTCTGGTGAAAGCAACGTATGGAAGATCTGtgaagaaaagaataaactCTGTCGATGATCTAAAGAAAATAGGATAATGTCATCATTTAGAACTGCACAGGCTGATGCAACATTATACAAGTATCTTTATGCTCACATTATAGAAcaatgaacaataaaaaatgttatatgACGTATGAGCATGTACAATGTATTACATAAGTCTAGTTGTTATCCATTTGTACTAccaattcattttatattttgcacactatttttttgcattgtaATTACTAGAGTATTGTTGTATTATGTCATGTACTTGTCTTTTATGTAATAGGCAAATATCTACTACTTGTAATAATTGCTTTCTTTGTAATAGAAACTCAAGGCAATATGAATCTTTAGCTTCTTTAAATAATGAAGAATTTCTTCCTGATAACAAAATTTAAACTCCTGACGAATTTCAAGAATGTACAAAGCATTTTGATAATTGTTCTACTgttactttatttcattttaactgcCGCAGTATAAAACGCAATTTCGATAATTTTGTTAACTGTATTCAAACGTTATATAGACCTATGTCAATTATCGGTGTCACTGAAACTTGGCTCAAgagtgacgatgatgatacAATTTTTTCTCTTCCACAATATTCTTTCTTAAAAAATACTAGACATGGGAAAAGAGGTGGTGGAGTAGgaatatatattcataataaaataaaattcaaaagaagaACAGACTTGGAAGTATTTACTGATGCTGTTGAGACAGTTTCAg
This genomic interval from Lytechinus pictus isolate F3 Inbred chromosome 3, Lp3.0, whole genome shotgun sequence contains the following:
- the LOC129283295 gene encoding uncharacterized protein LOC129283295 — translated: MTREIQALRERLEHTESKVMDLETELQTQASILTSLQKEKVSTTDAIKSLKAKLNEEEQYSRRNCLRLYGIPESDHEDTDAVMRSHRVGAPRRPVDKEKPPRPTGIIVKFSSYRVRNLVIKNRKQLKGKHIGIEEDLTATNRILLQKAKDEMNNNSNVTAAWSTDGKITVLVKATYGRSVKKRINSVDDLKKIG